The following coding sequences are from one Limisphaerales bacterium window:
- the recR gene encoding recombination protein RecR: MSSMTALPEPVAALVGALGQLPGIGPRSAERLALHLVQSESGQVQQLAEALLTARDRIQLCETCGALTEHQPCALCTDDRRDAATLCVVETAVDVINVEKSGAFKGRYHVLGGKISPLNGVDPEDLRIAELEGRLNGVNEIILALGTDVEGDATSNYLAQRFTGKGNQGVTVTRLAHGLPAGSGLEYADDLTLTRALEGRRELQ; this comes from the coding sequence ATGAGTTCGATGACTGCACTGCCCGAACCCGTGGCGGCATTGGTCGGCGCGCTCGGTCAACTCCCCGGCATTGGCCCACGCTCGGCCGAGCGCTTGGCGCTGCATCTTGTTCAAAGCGAATCCGGTCAAGTCCAGCAACTGGCCGAGGCGCTGCTTACCGCGCGCGATCGCATTCAGCTTTGCGAAACCTGCGGCGCGCTTACTGAGCATCAGCCGTGCGCGCTGTGCACTGATGACCGCCGCGATGCGGCCACGTTATGCGTGGTGGAAACAGCGGTGGACGTCATCAACGTCGAAAAATCCGGCGCGTTCAAAGGACGCTATCACGTGCTTGGCGGTAAAATTTCCCCGCTCAACGGCGTGGATCCCGAGGATCTTCGTATCGCCGAATTGGAAGGCCGGTTGAACGGCGTCAACGAAATCATCCTCGCGCTCGGTACCGATGTGGAAGGCGACGCCACCAGCAATTACCTCGCGCAGCGGTTTACGGGAAAGGGAAATCAAGGCGTCACCGTCACCCGCCTCGCCCATGGGCTGCCCGCGGGAAGTGGGCTGGAATACGCCGATGACCTCACCCTCACCCGCGCCCTCGAAGGTCGGCGCGAACTGCAGTAA
- the groES gene encoding co-chaperone GroES, translated as MALKIKPLGDRILVEPVEEAEVKKGGIIIPDSAKEKPQESKVVALGTGKTDDNGKKVPFEVKKGDIILTNKYGGTEIKLDGKEYKILNQDDILAIVG; from the coding sequence ATGGCACTAAAGATTAAACCCCTTGGCGATCGGATCCTCGTGGAACCGGTTGAAGAGGCTGAAGTGAAAAAGGGCGGAATCATTATCCCCGATTCCGCGAAAGAAAAACCGCAGGAAAGCAAAGTCGTCGCGCTGGGTACCGGCAAAACCGACGACAACGGAAAGAAAGTTCCCTTTGAAGTGAAAAAAGGTGACATCATTCTGACCAACAAGTACGGCGGAACTGAAATCAAACTCGACGGCAAGGAATATAAAATCCTGAACCAGGACGACATTCTGGCAATCGTCGGCTAA
- the dnaX gene encoding DNA polymerase III subunit gamma/tau, with translation MSYQVIARKYRPQRFSEVVGQEHVTQTLGNAIASGRIAHAYLFSGPRGTGKTTIARIFAKCLNATDGPTVDFKDNDERCMEITEGRALDVLEIDGASNNGVEQVRELRDTAPYAPASCRFKVYIIDEVHMLSTAAFNALLKTLEEPPAHVKFIFATTEPEKVLPTILSRCQRFDLRRISVAKIVEHLAHIAEQEKVTIEPAALEAIARGADGGMRDAESTLDQLISFCGETIAESDVLSMFGLTSQTQIISLAEAILKGEAEPALRELSELTSGGKELRRLVGDLLNHFRNLMVFQVSKGDVALLEISEAEQSALAAQAKLADATAASRILEVFAECEFQLRSATSRKILVEVSIMKAIDAASAMSLNDVLDHLQQLRAEGGTALAPVPSAKSPAPKQAAKPKLEKPAVAKQEAAPMPTAEATVEAPAIESAPVPTGSSALWAELLGCLGPFVKGNFAEAHLDSVESGVLSIGFPPGQENAMELANNPKTLKALKAKMAELGQDVREVRLVAASTPADWVAPVPAPVVQEEMREEATPQPSQTPAAESSPTNPPKPKMAERPVDLNEFKNDPLIKKALEVFKGQIVDVRT, from the coding sequence GTGTCGTATCAAGTTATAGCGCGAAAGTATCGGCCGCAGCGGTTTTCCGAAGTGGTGGGGCAGGAGCACGTCACGCAAACGCTCGGCAACGCCATTGCTTCCGGGCGCATCGCCCACGCGTATCTTTTCAGCGGCCCGCGCGGCACGGGCAAGACGACCATCGCCCGCATCTTCGCCAAATGCCTCAATGCGACCGATGGCCCCACAGTGGATTTTAAAGACAACGATGAGCGTTGCATGGAGATTACCGAAGGCCGCGCGCTGGATGTTTTGGAAATTGATGGCGCGAGCAACAACGGCGTGGAACAAGTGCGCGAGCTGCGCGACACCGCGCCGTACGCGCCGGCGAGCTGCCGCTTCAAAGTGTATATCATTGACGAGGTGCACATGCTTTCCACGGCGGCATTCAATGCGTTGCTGAAAACGCTGGAGGAACCGCCCGCGCACGTGAAGTTTATCTTCGCCACCACCGAGCCGGAGAAAGTGTTGCCCACCATTTTGTCGCGTTGCCAGCGTTTTGATTTGCGCCGCATTTCGGTTGCCAAAATTGTGGAGCACCTCGCCCACATTGCGGAACAGGAAAAAGTGACGATTGAGCCGGCCGCGTTAGAGGCCATCGCTCGAGGTGCGGATGGTGGCATGCGCGATGCCGAAAGTACGCTGGATCAGTTGATCAGTTTTTGTGGTGAAACAATTGCCGAATCCGATGTGCTCTCGATGTTTGGCCTCACTTCACAGACGCAAATCATTTCGCTGGCGGAAGCCATTTTGAAAGGCGAAGCCGAGCCGGCTTTACGTGAACTGAGCGAACTCACCAGCGGCGGTAAGGAGCTGCGCCGGTTGGTGGGCGATTTGCTCAATCATTTTCGCAATTTAATGGTGTTTCAAGTTTCCAAGGGCGACGTGGCGTTGCTGGAAATTTCCGAGGCCGAGCAAAGCGCGCTGGCCGCGCAAGCCAAGCTGGCTGATGCCACGGCGGCCTCGCGCATTCTCGAGGTGTTTGCCGAGTGTGAATTCCAATTGCGCAGCGCCACCTCCCGCAAAATTCTCGTGGAGGTGAGCATTATGAAAGCCATCGATGCCGCCAGCGCGATGAGCCTAAACGACGTGCTCGATCACCTCCAACAACTCCGCGCCGAAGGCGGAACAGCACTAGCGCCAGTGCCTTCCGCCAAATCCCCTGCGCCCAAACAAGCCGCCAAGCCGAAACTTGAAAAGCCCGCTGTGGCAAAACAAGAAGCCGCCCCAATGCCAACGGCAGAAGCTACGGTGGAAGCGCCCGCCATCGAATCTGCGCCCGTTCCCACAGGTAGCTCCGCGCTTTGGGCGGAATTGCTGGGTTGCCTCGGGCCATTTGTTAAAGGTAATTTTGCCGAGGCGCATTTGGATTCTGTGGAAAGCGGCGTGCTCTCCATCGGCTTCCCGCCGGGCCAGGAAAACGCGATGGAACTGGCGAACAATCCCAAGACCCTTAAAGCGCTCAAAGCCAAAATGGCCGAGTTGGGACAGGATGTGCGCGAAGTGCGATTGGTCGCCGCCTCTACCCCCGCCGACTGGGTCGCGCCGGTGCCTGCGCCAGTGGTGCAGGAGGAAATGCGTGAGGAAGCTACCCCTCAACCCTCCCAAACGCCCGCTGCCGAATCTTCACCAACCAATCCGCCCAAGCCAAAAATGGCTGAAAGACCGGTAGATTTGAATGAATTTAAAAATGATCCGCTCATCAAAAAAGCACTCGAAGTGTTCAAGGGTCAGATTGTGGATGTGCGGACATAA
- a CDS encoding HAD family phosphatase produces MIKVAAFDIGKVLLDFDYGIFVRRMAPRTKMDESALDAFLNQSPLLAQYESGQLTSPEFFAIVQKETGFDGTESEFAAYFEDIFTPIEEIIALHTKLTASGLPTYTLSNTNEMAVRHISRAYDFWPRFTGHILSHEVGALKPNAKIYELFEQTTGCHGNEILYLDDLPENIAAAKSRGWHAIEHRTPEATRAAFLELGILAL; encoded by the coding sequence ATGATCAAAGTCGCCGCATTCGATATCGGCAAAGTGCTGCTCGATTTTGATTACGGAATCTTCGTGCGCCGAATGGCCCCGCGCACGAAGATGGACGAGTCCGCGCTGGACGCCTTCCTTAACCAATCGCCATTGCTCGCCCAATACGAAAGCGGTCAACTCACTTCGCCAGAATTTTTCGCCATCGTCCAAAAAGAAACCGGCTTCGACGGGACCGAATCGGAATTCGCCGCTTACTTCGAAGACATCTTTACCCCCATCGAAGAAATCATTGCGCTGCACACCAAGCTCACCGCGAGCGGTTTACCCACGTACACCCTTTCCAACACCAACGAAATGGCTGTGCGCCACATCAGCCGCGCCTATGATTTTTGGCCCCGCTTCACCGGCCACATCCTCTCGCACGAAGTCGGTGCGCTCAAGCCCAACGCAAAAATTTACGAACTCTTCGAACAAACCACCGGCTGCCACGGAAACGAAATCCTCTATCTCGATGACCTCCCCGAAAACATCGCCGCCGCCAAGTCACGCGGCTGGCACGCCATCGAGCATCGAACCCCCGAAGCGACTCGAGCGGCATTTTTGGAATTGGGAATTTTGGCTTTGTAG
- a CDS encoding YbaB/EbfC family nucleoid-associated protein, with protein MASINKLMKQAMKAQQQAQEMQASMADRTVEATSGGGAVKVVACCDGSVKSIKVDPETLDPDDVEMLEDMLLTTVNKAIAEGQAIQQQEMAKITSGFNMPGLG; from the coding sequence ATGGCAAGTATCAATAAACTGATGAAGCAGGCCATGAAGGCCCAGCAACAGGCGCAGGAAATGCAGGCTTCGATGGCCGATCGCACGGTGGAAGCCACCAGCGGCGGAGGCGCGGTAAAGGTGGTGGCGTGCTGCGATGGCAGCGTGAAATCTATCAAGGTGGATCCCGAAACGCTCGATCCCGATGATGTGGAGATGCTCGAGGATATGCTGCTCACCACCGTCAACAAAGCCATCGCCGAAGGTCAGGCCATCCAGCAACAGGAGATGGCGAAGATCACGTCTGGTTTTAATATGCCGGGCTTGGGTTAG
- the dnaK gene encoding molecular chaperone DnaK, producing MAKILGIDLGTTNSCMSVMDGGEAMVLENSEGKRTTPSVVAFGKGGERLVGDAAKRQAVTNPANTIYSAKRFIGRKFNEVKEESKRMPYNVVSGNNGDAAIEVDVDGEKKSYSPQELASMVLAKLKADAEMRLGESISQAVITVPAYFNDTQRQATKDAGKIAGLEVLRIINEPTAASLAYGLDKKNDEKIAVYDLGGGTFDISILEIGDKVFEVKATNGDTHLGGDDWDNAIIDWVVAEFKSDSGIDLTGQPDAMQRIKEESEKAKIALSSAQTYEISLPFITADQSGPKHIKVELTRAKLEQLTDDLFERTTAPVKACMRDAELSSGQIDELVLVGGMTRMPRVVDTAKALLGKQPNQGVNPDEVVAIGAAIQGGVLNKEEGLDSVLLLDVTPLSLGIETEGGIFTKLIERNTTVPAKKSNVFSTAADNQPAVDVVVFQGERPMANDNKKLGNFKLDGIDSAPRGMPQIEVSFDIDANGILHVSAKDKQTGKEQKITIKDSSGLSDDEIDRMKREAEENADADKLRQEQVQIRNEADTGVYAAEKMLKENEEKLSDGIKENLGKATEALKEKLAGDDQDAIKAANEKLQEAVQAAAGEVYKATTEAEQTEQAAQPDGGEDSEKKDNGPVVDAEVVEEEKA from the coding sequence ATGGCGAAGATATTAGGCATTGATTTGGGCACAACGAATTCCTGCATGTCCGTGATGGACGGCGGGGAGGCGATGGTGTTGGAGAATTCCGAGGGCAAACGCACGACGCCTTCGGTGGTGGCATTTGGCAAGGGCGGCGAACGGTTGGTGGGCGATGCCGCCAAGCGACAGGCGGTGACGAATCCCGCCAACACGATTTATTCCGCCAAGCGTTTCATTGGGCGCAAGTTCAATGAGGTGAAAGAGGAATCCAAGCGGATGCCGTACAATGTGGTTTCCGGCAACAACGGCGACGCGGCGATTGAAGTGGATGTCGACGGCGAAAAAAAATCTTACAGCCCGCAGGAGCTCGCCTCAATGGTGCTCGCTAAATTGAAGGCGGATGCCGAGATGCGTTTGGGCGAGAGCATCTCGCAAGCGGTCATCACCGTACCGGCGTATTTCAATGACACCCAACGGCAAGCCACCAAAGACGCGGGCAAGATCGCCGGCCTTGAGGTGCTGCGAATCATCAATGAGCCGACCGCAGCTTCACTGGCCTACGGGCTCGATAAAAAGAATGATGAAAAAATTGCCGTGTACGATCTGGGCGGCGGCACGTTTGATATTTCAATTTTAGAAATCGGAGACAAAGTGTTTGAGGTGAAAGCCACCAACGGCGACACGCACCTCGGCGGCGATGACTGGGACAATGCGATCATCGACTGGGTGGTAGCAGAATTTAAAAGCGACAGCGGCATCGATCTCACCGGCCAACCCGACGCGATGCAACGCATCAAAGAAGAATCCGAGAAGGCGAAGATCGCTTTGTCCAGCGCACAGACTTACGAAATTAGTCTGCCGTTTATCACGGCCGATCAATCCGGGCCGAAGCACATCAAAGTGGAGCTAACCCGCGCCAAACTGGAACAACTCACGGATGATTTATTCGAGCGCACCACCGCACCGGTGAAGGCGTGTATGCGCGATGCGGAACTTAGCTCCGGACAAATCGATGAACTGGTGCTCGTCGGGGGGATGACCCGGATGCCCCGCGTGGTGGATACCGCCAAGGCGTTGCTCGGCAAACAGCCCAATCAAGGCGTAAACCCTGACGAAGTAGTCGCCATTGGCGCAGCGATTCAAGGCGGTGTGCTCAACAAAGAAGAGGGATTGGACAGCGTATTGTTGCTGGATGTAACGCCTCTTTCGCTCGGCATCGAAACCGAGGGCGGCATTTTCACCAAACTCATCGAGCGCAACACGACTGTCCCCGCAAAGAAATCCAATGTTTTCTCAACCGCGGCCGACAATCAACCGGCGGTGGATGTGGTGGTGTTTCAGGGCGAACGCCCGATGGCGAATGACAACAAAAAACTCGGCAACTTCAAGCTGGACGGCATCGACTCTGCCCCACGCGGGATGCCACAGATTGAAGTGAGCTTCGACATCGACGCCAACGGCATCCTCCACGTGAGCGCCAAGGATAAGCAAACCGGCAAGGAACAAAAAATTACCATCAAGGATTCCAGCGGTCTTTCCGATGACGAAATCGATCGGATGAAGCGCGAGGCGGAAGAGAACGCTGATGCCGATAAACTACGGCAAGAGCAGGTTCAAATACGTAATGAAGCGGACACCGGCGTGTACGCCGCGGAAAAAATGTTGAAAGAAAACGAAGAAAAACTTTCCGACGGCATCAAGGAAAATCTCGGAAAAGCGACTGAAGCATTGAAAGAAAAACTGGCCGGCGACGACCAGGATGCCATCAAAGCCGCCAACGAGAAGCTGCAGGAAGCCGTACAGGCTGCCGCTGGTGAGGTCTATAAAGCCACTACCGAGGCAGAGCAAACCGAACAGGCTGCGCAACCCGACGGCGGCGAAGATTCAGAGAAAAAGGACAATGGCCCGGTGGTCGACGCCGAGGTCGTTGAAGAAGAGAAAGCATAA
- the groL gene encoding chaperonin GroEL (60 kDa chaperone family; promotes refolding of misfolded polypeptides especially under stressful conditions; forms two stacked rings of heptamers to form a barrel-shaped 14mer; ends can be capped by GroES; misfolded proteins enter the barrel where they are refolded when GroES binds), translating to MSAKQLVFDEKARQGILRGVEKLAKAVKVTLGPKGRNVLIDKKFGSPTATKDGVSVAKEIELECPFENMGAQMVRETASKTSDVAGDGTTTATVLAEAIYREGLRSVTAGASPIHIQRGVQQAVDAAVAQLAKISQKVTSKGEIQQVATVSANWETTIGEIIADAMDQVGKDGTITVEEARSIETTLEVVEGMQFDKGYLSPYFMTDSDTQVAKYEDAYVLLYEKKVSNVKDIQPILEKVVAAGNKPLLIVAEDVEGEALATLVVNRLRGTLKVCAVKAPGFGDRRKAMMEDIAILTGGKFITEDLGVKLEGVELSDLGTVTSLVVEKENTIIIDGGGKAKEIKGRIDQIRRQIEETTSDYDREKLQERLAKLAGGVAVINVGAATESEMKEKKARVEDALHATRAAVEEGIVPGGGVALLRCLPAVKKINIGGDEQIGVDIVRHALEAPLRALTSNAGVEGAVVVQEVLSKKDNIGYDVAADKYTDLLKAGVVDPAKVTRSALQNAASIAALLLTTECLITDVPEKEAPAAPDHGHDHM from the coding sequence ATGTCAGCCAAACAACTTGTATTCGACGAAAAAGCCCGACAGGGCATTCTGCGCGGTGTTGAAAAACTCGCCAAAGCGGTGAAAGTCACGCTCGGCCCCAAAGGCCGCAACGTGCTCATCGACAAAAAATTCGGCTCCCCCACGGCCACCAAAGACGGTGTCAGCGTGGCCAAAGAGATCGAGCTGGAATGCCCGTTTGAAAACATGGGCGCACAAATGGTCCGCGAGACCGCCAGCAAAACCAGCGACGTGGCCGGCGACGGCACCACCACCGCGACCGTGCTCGCCGAGGCCATTTATCGCGAAGGCCTTCGCAGCGTAACCGCCGGCGCGAGCCCCATTCACATCCAGCGTGGTGTGCAACAGGCCGTGGACGCCGCAGTGGCTCAACTTGCCAAGATCTCCCAAAAGGTCACCAGCAAGGGCGAAATCCAACAGGTCGCCACCGTGTCCGCTAACTGGGAAACCACCATCGGTGAAATCATCGCTGACGCAATGGACCAAGTCGGCAAAGACGGCACCATCACCGTTGAGGAAGCTCGCTCCATCGAGACGACTCTTGAAGTGGTGGAAGGAATGCAGTTCGACAAGGGTTACCTCTCGCCGTACTTCATGACCGACTCCGACACACAAGTCGCCAAATATGAAGACGCCTACGTGTTGCTGTACGAGAAGAAAGTCAGCAACGTGAAGGACATCCAACCCATCCTCGAGAAGGTTGTGGCCGCCGGCAACAAGCCGTTGCTGATCGTGGCTGAAGACGTCGAAGGCGAAGCACTGGCCACCCTCGTGGTGAACCGTTTGCGCGGAACGCTCAAGGTTTGCGCTGTGAAAGCCCCCGGCTTTGGCGATCGTCGTAAGGCGATGATGGAAGATATTGCCATCCTTACCGGCGGCAAATTCATCACCGAAGACCTCGGTGTGAAGCTCGAAGGCGTTGAGCTCAGCGACCTTGGCACCGTGACCAGCCTCGTGGTTGAAAAAGAAAACACCATCATCATCGATGGCGGCGGCAAAGCCAAAGAGATCAAAGGACGCATCGACCAGATCCGTCGTCAGATCGAAGAAACCACCAGCGATTACGACCGCGAGAAGCTTCAAGAGCGCCTCGCCAAGCTCGCCGGCGGTGTAGCCGTCATCAACGTAGGCGCCGCAACGGAGTCCGAGATGAAGGAGAAAAAAGCCCGAGTCGAAGATGCCCTGCACGCTACCCGTGCGGCGGTCGAAGAAGGCATCGTCCCCGGTGGCGGCGTCGCACTGCTGCGCTGCCTCCCCGCTGTTAAGAAAATTAACATCGGCGGTGACGAGCAAATCGGCGTGGACATCGTCCGGCACGCACTGGAAGCCCCACTGCGCGCACTAACCAGCAACGCCGGCGTCGAAGGCGCAGTCGTCGTGCAGGAAGTGCTCTCCAAAAAGGACAATATTGGTTACGACGTGGCTGCCGACAAATACACCGACCTCTTGAAGGCCGGCGTCGTCGACCCCGCCAAAGTCACCCGCAGTGCGCTGCAGAACGCCGCGTCCATCGCGGCCCTGTTGCTCACCACCGAGTGCCTCATCACTGACGTGCCCGAGAAGGAAGCGCCCGCCGCTCCCGACCACGGCCACGATCACATGTAA